Sequence from the Gammaproteobacteria bacterium genome:
TTTTCCGGCAATCGTCTTAGCGAAGTGCCCCTCCAGGCGGGTCGGCTGAAGGGACAGCGGCTCACCAGAACGAGGTGAGCCGCCGCATCCAGCGACAGTCCTGATGGGCGACTGTCCGCCACTTACCTATTCAGGCGGTCGGGATCCCTTTCTGACCCTTGTCAACCGGTCTTCAGAAACTCGGAGCATTGCGTGGACATGCTTCATCGCTTCAAAGGCGACAGCGACGTAAAGCACATCAGCCTTTCCATGAGCCCAGCCGCAGTTTGCATCGCGGTTGATCGCCCGCCGTTCATCGATGAAGCGCCAACCAACAGCATGCGGCTCCTCTCGATGACAACAAGTGGACGGGCCTTTGAGGTGTCGCGGCGTTGCTCCGGTCTGGCCGATCTGGTGTAGATGCGTGAGAAACGACAGCACTTCCTGCCCTTCGCTCCCCAGGTCGACTACCCGGGTCCACCGATTCCCGAAGCACTCAATGAGGCGGCGTGAATCCGCTCGTCATGACGAGTGAGTCGTATCCCTTCGATTTCGGCCAGGACTCTTTGATGTGCTGTGTTGGAGCGTCGTTTCAAAAGAGTCTCTACCCGGAAAATTCGATCAAACTCTCGGGAAGATTCGCCATGAGCAAAGTGGGCTTCATTGATTTGGGCGTCATGGGCAGACCCATGGCCGGCCGGCTGATCGCCGGTGGCCATACGCTGTTCGTTCACTCCAGAAGTGGCGCCTCGCAAGTCATCCTGAACAAGGGCGCCGTCGAATGTGGCAATGGTAAGGAGGTGGCGGAACACGCCGACGCGATCATCACCATGTTGCCAGACACACCGAAAGTTGCAGTGGTTCTGTTTGGCGGGCGGCATGTGCCTCGAGATATCGATAGCCCGGCAACGCACGGCTTGAAGTTCGGCAGCACGGTCCATATATTAGACTAATCTAATGTTATTGGGTCTACGAATTTTCGGTTATACAAGGACACCGTGCCGGTTGCGACATACGGTCCGGCCGGGAGGCATCCGCCGCCCGGCTAAATTCTCAAAACACCTTTGCCGCAATCACGGTTCCCTTTCCGACAGCCAGGACGAAAAACAGATGAGCGAATCTCCCTATATCACGAATGTCACCCGGGAATCGTTCCCGAGAACGGTGCTACGGAAGTCCCGTGAAGTACCGGTACTGGTGGATTTCTGGGCGGACTGGTGTGGCCCCTGCCACATGCTGACGCCGGTCCTCGCCAGCCTCGTGGAAAAATACCAGGGCGAATTCCTGCTGGCCAAGGTCAACAGCGATGAACAGCAGGAACTCGCAGTGCAGTACGGGGTACGCAGCCTGCCCACCGTCAAGGTGTTCCGCAACGGCGAGGTCGTGGACGAGTTCATGGGCGCGCAACCGGAATCCGTGGTCCGCGAGATCATCGAGCGGCACATCCAACGCGAGTCGGACAA
This genomic interval carries:
- a CDS encoding NAD(P)-binding domain-containing protein, which codes for MNPLVMTSESYPFDFGQDSLMCCVGASFQKSLYPENSIKLSGRFAMSKVGFIDLGVMGRPMAGRLIAGGHTLFVHSRSGASQVILNKGAVECGNGKEVAEHADAIITMLPDTPKVAVVLFGGRHVPRDIDSPATHGLKFGSTVHILD